In Terriglobus aquaticus, the genomic window GCTGGAACGCCGTGTGGATGGAGTGATCGTGATCGCAAGCTGGACCTTTGACGAGGCCAGCCTGCTTGCGGACATCAAGAAAAACGCGGTTCCGATGCTGATCATTGGGCGCGATCTGACCCACAGCGGCGTGACGTCGTACCTGTTGGACAACGAAGAGGGCGGCTATCTGGCCATGAAGCATCTGCTGGAACTGGGACACCGGAAGATCGCGGTGATCCGCGGCCCGGGCGAGATGTTTGACAGCGCTCCGCGGTGGGAAGGCATGCAGCGTGCCGCGGCGGAGGCAGGTGTGAGATTACTGCCAGAGCTTACGCCGCAACTGCCGATGCTGGGCAGCCCCGGCGATGCGTTTGAAGGCGGTCGCACGATCGTTGCGGAACTGCTGAAGACGAAGCAGACCTTCACTGCGGTGACTGCGTTTGATGACATGACAGCGCTGGGTGTGGTGCGTGGCTTGTACGAGGCCGGACGATCGGTACCGGAAGACTGTTCCGTGGTGGGCTTTGACGATGTGCTGCCTGCCCTGGTGGCCACTCCGCCCATCACCACTGTGCGGCAGCCGATGCGCGAGATGGGACTGCAAGCGGTAGAACGCATGCTGAGCCTGCTGCAGAAACCCGCAGGAACACAGCGAGTTGGCAAGTTCTCCAGTCCACCACAACTGGTGTTGCGCGCGTCCACGGCTCGCATTGCGGGCAGAAAGCGAGCTTCGCATTGACCCCGCCAGTCCTCATCCATCTCTGCTCCCGGAACCAAACCACGCGCTGGAGATCTGCCATGCATCGCAATCGTCTGCTGTTCCTGCTTGTTGTGTTCGTCTGCTTGAGCTCACCCATCTTTGCGGCGGAGACCGCATTCCATGAGGGTTGGCAGCTGCACACGGGCTGTGGCTTGCAGGAGGATGGAGCAAAGCTCTCTTCGGTGTCGTACAGCGCGGAGGGTTGGCTGCCTACTGCCGTGCCGGCCACGGTGTTGGCGGCACAGGTGTCTGCGGGCCAGTATCCCGACCCCTATTTCGGTAACAATCTGCGCAAGCTTCCGGGCATGGGCTATCCCGTTGGCAGGAACTTTGCAAACCTGCCGATGCCCGAGGACAGCCCGTATCGCTGCGGCTGGTGGTACCGCAAACAGTTCGCCGCACGGCCGGAGAAGGGCCGGCGCACCTGGCTGCATTTTGGCGGCATCAACTATCGCGGCGAGCTGTGGGTGAATGGCAAGCTGATCGCCGGCAAGGATGCGATCGC contains:
- a CDS encoding LacI family DNA-binding transcriptional regulator codes for the protein MPQRKSGHVTLSDVARATGFSVSTVSITLSEAPLSANVAASTREKIRATAAKLGYHPDARARSLRKQSSGTVGVLAFDLSDPFCMPVVQGIQYGLQETAYLPLVMDAHTERNVFDHSLRLMLERRVDGVIVIASWTFDEASLLADIKKNAVPMLIIGRDLTHSGVTSYLLDNEEGGYLAMKHLLELGHRKIAVIRGPGEMFDSAPRWEGMQRAAAEAGVRLLPELTPQLPMLGSPGDAFEGGRTIVAELLKTKQTFTAVTAFDDMTALGVVRGLYEAGRSVPEDCSVVGFDDVLPALVATPPITTVRQPMREMGLQAVERMLSLLQKPAGTQRVGKFSSPPQLVLRASTARIAGRKRASH